A part of Ammospiza caudacuta isolate bAmmCau1 chromosome 7, bAmmCau1.pri, whole genome shotgun sequence genomic DNA contains:
- the LOC131559950 gene encoding cytochrome c oxidase assembly factor 7: protein MAGFINFADEEEVRAYLENLHVEYSYQCFKEKDPDGCQRFADYLDSVRKDFVAAARVLRDNCEVHGHSESCYKLGAYQALGKGGLSPDLKAAYKSFIKSCEKGGKKSANACHSAGLLAQDGRANGDQPDPVAARDYYTKACDGSFAPSCFNLSVIYLQGAAGVPKDMSSALKYSLKGCELGHVWACANASRMYKLGDGVQKNDAKAEDLKNRAKQLHKEQKEAESSLTFGE from the exons ATGGCCGGCTTCATCAACTTCGCGGACGAGGAGGAGGTGCGGGCGTACCTGGAGAACCTGCACGTGGAGTACAGCTACCAGTGCTTCAAGGAGAAGGACCCGGACG GCTGCCAGCGCTTCGCCGATTACCTGGACTCTGTCAGGAAGGACTTCGTGGCGGCGGCGCGGGTGCTGCGCGACAACTGCGAGGTGCACGGGCACAGCGAGAGCTGCTACAAACTGGGGGCCTACCAGGCCCTCGGCAAAG GTGGACTCAGCCCAGATTTGAAAGCTGCCTACAAATCCTTCATCAAGTCGTGTGAGAAAGGTGGGAAGAAGTCAGCAAATGCATGTCACAGCGCTGGGCTGCTGGCCCAGGACGGGAGAGCCAACGGTGATCAGCCTGACCCTGTTGCTGCTAGAGACTATTACACAAAAGCCTGTGATGGCAGTTTTGCTCCCAGCTGCTTCAACCTGAGTGTGATAtacctgcagggagctgctggggtccCCAAGGACATGAGCAGTGCCTTGAAGTACTCGCTGAAGGGCTGTGAGCTGGGGCACGTGTGGGCTTGTGCCAACGCCAGCCGCATGTACAAACTGGGAGATGGCGTTCAGAAGAATGATGCCAAGGCAGAGGATCTGAAGAACAGGGCAAAACAATTGcataaagaacagaaagaagCTGAAAGTTCTCTAACATTTGGGGAGTAA